In Candidatus Eremiobacterota bacterium, a single window of DNA contains:
- a CDS encoding twin-arginine translocase TatA/TatE family subunit encodes MMGIGLPELVVLFVLALLIFGPRKLPEIGRSLGKGIAEFKKFAEGSHSFLQGEEEHALPLGEVSPPPVEGESTPPDGSLPEQATGDGGNTKAEQEHLPS; translated from the coding sequence ATGATGGGTATCGGATTGCCGGAATTAGTCGTGCTCTTTGTGCTTGCTCTTCTGATTTTCGGACCCAGGAAGCTCCCGGAGATAGGAAGGTCCCTGGGAAAAGGAATCGCAGAGTTCAAGAAATTCGCCGAGGGGAGCCACTCCTTTCTTCAGGGTGAGGAAGAGCATGCCTTGCCGCTGGGAGAGGTTTCCCCCCCGCCCGTTGAGGGGGAGAGCACCCCGCCTGACGGGTCTTTGCCGGAGCAAGCCACCGGCGACGGGGGGAACACCAAGGCTGAGCAGGAGCATCTGCCTTCCTGA
- the tatA gene encoding twin-arginine translocase TatA/TatE family subunit — MGPFGIQELLVILLVILLIFGAKKIPDLARALGLSVSEFKKGLSEKEKTPEEKPSEGKK, encoded by the coding sequence ATGGGGCCATTTGGAATTCAGGAGCTTCTGGTGATTCTGCTGGTGATACTTCTTATTTTTGGCGCGAAAAAGATACCGGACCTTGCAAGAGCCCTGGGCCTCTCGGTATCGGAGTTCAAAAAAGGGCTTTCGGAAAAGGAAAAAACTCCTGAAGAGAAGCCCTCTGAGGGAAAAAAGTAA
- a CDS encoding molybdenum cofactor guanylyltransferase codes for MACVILAGGKGSRLIAEKGLLAVDRTTLIERIHSRLSALFSWFLLVVSDEKPYLHLPFQLVKDHYPDHGPLGGIYSGLRAAAVPSFVCACDMPFISKDIVEALMARAHGNDVVIPLVKGYYEPLHAIYRPSCLEAMKSCLEGRDLRVVSFFERVKVLPLGEELRLMDREDLSFFNINTPEDYEKACLIARGLHGGSLAALGRNN; via the coding sequence ATGGCGTGCGTGATTCTTGCAGGAGGAAAAGGCTCGCGCCTTATCGCCGAGAAAGGCCTTCTCGCTGTTGACAGGACCACACTGATAGAGCGTATTCATTCAAGGCTTTCCGCTCTTTTTTCATGGTTTCTGCTGGTGGTGAGTGATGAAAAACCTTACCTGCATCTTCCTTTTCAGCTCGTGAAGGACCATTATCCCGATCATGGTCCGCTTGGGGGGATATATTCAGGCCTCAGAGCTGCAGCGGTGCCATCCTTTGTGTGCGCATGCGATATGCCCTTCATCAGCAAGGACATCGTGGAGGCTCTTATGGCAAGAGCTCACGGGAATGACGTGGTGATCCCGCTGGTGAAGGGATATTATGAGCCTCTCCATGCCATCTACCGACCCTCATGCCTTGAGGCCATGAAAAGCTGCCTGGAAGGCCGTGATCTCCGCGTGGTAAGCTTTTTCGAGAGGGTCAAGGTGCTCCCTCTGGGAGAGGAACTGAGGCTTATGGACAGGGAGGACCTGTCATTTTTCAACATCAACACGCCTGAAGACTATGAAAAGGCATGCCTGATCGCCAGGGGGCTTCATGGGGGCTCACTGGCCGCACTCGGACGTAATAACTGA
- a CDS encoding diguanylate cyclase, producing the protein MADTWHHLAVIFTRCKALGKSGILLFSVALFFVAAVSTAARAEDIGTAQALTMKGSELLKANETPRAIECFEKAQQAAPSFPIPYLLLGDIYKEWLVYDKAIAQYKGFLQLPQKNPEVARYLAEVHKKLAEIYFKKAEDVEKKNPGDASARKLREESLKECEKALKLKFAKDDEKKRKDTYLLMGQNYRGTGSFDKALEVLKQARDIEKDDPLIGLQIGMVYMAKKDYKSAKEQFLAVKQQSGGRADIEKSADKELDTIKNEEMKVFFTYGKYGGAGALVLIILLAILFGRRPKKRAAVQASMDEGMGAPQQEERNSPESVCQMALKKLLQVTQMPKGVVFMPDPEEKRLVPVNSASFGIDRNIDSLELSKVDLREWIREREGKPFIFKLERREVNFIRSFPDSGDILAELEMRIGVPFVAQNRLLGLAYFGCEETKDKLKFKKIFEQNLPLVTKVAGETADLLNELLSKKQAITDTVTGLHNEAYFNEKLPEIVDDARNKGKTCSLIIVEVDGFKEIIETFGEDHGEKLQKMASIAINTALSGTGSILCRLFEARFGIICPDASLEQAVELAEKLKEEIGSVKIARHIPPSKASVGAGTFPSTAIYAEKLVELVTDALEKAKSEGGNQVQVAEKKLRTMETTRMTRDQVLAAVERRRQARKSLKSEGDEETPSELPQEEPAASPPSWRSPLAEPEEAPFEAPRKPQEFAIEVNLEENLLPEGFPADGDDEHEKPFPRPARDALDSLSSPQTLSPGAEQPGIPHRKPWVAPTKPSQEAPPPQRPVKSGLLSSPAEPGRTREPLPIQPKPDAAAGSAKALSPFGKRSPLKANASDNGSPSIAQGMEQAPPPGGPQAGPAVPQRTGWRSGISGGASPSPPPAAGHLSAKAGQKAEASGPLNFSQEMKELDHREPPASEVPAPPLQRAPVPERNKEAPLRPHQPQAHSQAAKPAEQAAGATIDPLTGFFQRQAFEQTLISEAQKLKENPRECTMLYFGIDGFDKVKKESGPVARKLIKDFSDRIRAFAEEGQVVAARIEENGFAFFLPTTPLPGGQSLAGRMQEKLKEAPFADIPYPVTMSIGVSCYPHSVKSFREIVMNSRQAMDRAMKSGGNSIETGR; encoded by the coding sequence ATGGCTGATACCTGGCATCACCTGGCGGTGATATTCACAAGGTGCAAGGCTCTGGGGAAGAGCGGGATCCTGCTCTTCTCTGTGGCTCTTTTTTTTGTCGCAGCCGTATCGACAGCCGCCAGGGCAGAGGATATCGGGACAGCCCAGGCATTGACGATGAAAGGGAGCGAGCTTCTCAAGGCCAATGAAACACCCCGTGCAATCGAGTGCTTTGAAAAGGCCCAGCAGGCAGCCCCGAGCTTTCCGATCCCTTACCTGCTGCTGGGCGACATCTACAAGGAATGGCTTGTCTATGACAAAGCCATAGCACAGTACAAAGGCTTTCTCCAGCTCCCCCAGAAAAATCCCGAAGTAGCCCGTTACCTTGCAGAGGTGCACAAGAAGCTCGCAGAGATTTATTTCAAGAAAGCCGAGGATGTGGAGAAAAAGAATCCCGGCGACGCGAGCGCCAGAAAGCTCAGGGAGGAGTCCCTCAAGGAATGCGAAAAAGCCCTCAAGCTGAAGTTTGCCAAGGATGACGAGAAAAAGCGCAAGGACACCTACCTGCTCATGGGCCAGAACTATCGGGGGACCGGGAGCTTCGACAAGGCCCTCGAGGTCCTCAAGCAGGCAAGGGATATTGAAAAGGACGATCCCCTCATAGGCCTCCAGATCGGCATGGTGTACATGGCAAAGAAAGATTACAAGAGCGCCAAGGAACAGTTTCTTGCCGTCAAGCAGCAGTCCGGAGGAAGGGCAGACATAGAGAAAAGCGCCGACAAGGAGCTTGACACCATCAAAAATGAGGAGATGAAAGTTTTCTTTACCTATGGCAAGTATGGAGGGGCGGGGGCTCTGGTGCTGATTATCCTTCTTGCAATACTCTTCGGACGGCGCCCGAAGAAGCGCGCCGCGGTCCAGGCCAGCATGGACGAGGGAATGGGGGCTCCTCAGCAGGAGGAGCGCAACAGTCCCGAGAGCGTCTGCCAGATGGCCCTGAAAAAGCTTCTCCAGGTCACGCAGATGCCCAAGGGTGTCGTCTTTATGCCCGATCCGGAAGAAAAGCGGCTTGTCCCCGTAAACAGCGCCTCTTTTGGCATTGACAGGAATATTGACAGCCTTGAGCTCTCCAAGGTGGACCTGAGGGAGTGGATAAGGGAGAGGGAGGGGAAACCCTTCATTTTCAAGCTGGAGCGGCGCGAGGTGAACTTTATCAGGTCCTTCCCGGATTCGGGAGATATCCTCGCAGAGCTTGAGATGCGCATTGGAGTGCCCTTTGTGGCGCAGAACAGACTGCTGGGCCTTGCCTATTTCGGCTGTGAGGAGACCAAGGACAAGCTCAAGTTCAAGAAGATTTTCGAGCAGAACCTCCCCCTTGTCACGAAAGTGGCCGGCGAAACGGCCGACCTTCTCAACGAGCTTCTTTCCAAAAAGCAGGCCATCACCGACACGGTGACAGGCCTTCATAACGAGGCCTATTTCAATGAGAAGCTCCCCGAGATTGTTGATGACGCGAGAAACAAGGGCAAGACCTGCTCCCTCATCATCGTGGAGGTTGACGGGTTCAAGGAAATAATCGAGACCTTCGGTGAGGATCATGGGGAAAAGCTCCAGAAAATGGCATCAATAGCCATCAATACCGCCCTGTCAGGCACTGGATCCATACTCTGCAGGCTCTTTGAAGCACGCTTCGGCATCATATGCCCCGATGCTTCTCTGGAGCAGGCGGTGGAGCTTGCGGAAAAATTGAAGGAAGAGATAGGCTCGGTGAAAATAGCCCGCCATATTCCCCCTTCCAAAGCGAGCGTCGGGGCAGGCACCTTCCCCTCCACCGCCATATACGCGGAAAAACTGGTGGAGCTTGTCACTGATGCGCTGGAAAAGGCGAAGAGCGAGGGCGGCAACCAGGTGCAGGTCGCCGAGAAAAAGCTCAGGACCATGGAAACCACAAGAATGACGAGGGATCAGGTCCTTGCCGCCGTTGAGCGGCGGCGGCAGGCCCGTAAGAGCCTCAAATCAGAAGGTGATGAAGAGACCCCCTCGGAGCTTCCCCAGGAAGAGCCCGCCGCCAGCCCTCCCTCATGGCGCTCCCCTCTCGCCGAGCCCGAGGAGGCGCCTTTTGAGGCTCCCAGGAAGCCCCAGGAGTTTGCCATTGAAGTCAACCTTGAAGAAAATCTTCTTCCCGAGGGATTCCCCGCAGACGGCGACGATGAGCATGAAAAGCCTTTCCCCAGGCCTGCCCGGGATGCGCTCGACAGTCTCTCCTCCCCGCAGACCCTGTCACCAGGAGCTGAACAACCCGGTATCCCGCACAGAAAGCCATGGGTGGCGCCGACAAAGCCCTCCCAGGAAGCCCCTCCCCCGCAGAGACCTGTGAAGTCAGGCCTTCTGTCGAGTCCTGCAGAGCCGGGACGAACAAGGGAGCCTCTTCCCATCCAGCCGAAACCGGATGCAGCCGCAGGGTCGGCAAAGGCCCTTTCACCTTTCGGGAAACGCTCTCCCCTGAAGGCCAACGCCTCAGACAACGGTTCTCCCTCAATAGCGCAGGGAATGGAGCAGGCCCCCCCTCCAGGGGGACCCCAGGCAGGGCCCGCAGTTCCCCAGAGGACCGGGTGGCGCTCGGGCATCAGCGGGGGTGCTTCCCCGTCACCCCCCCCTGCGGCTGGTCACCTGTCAGCGAAGGCGGGACAGAAGGCAGAAGCTTCAGGGCCCCTCAATTTTTCCCAGGAGATGAAGGAGCTTGACCACCGTGAGCCGCCGGCCTCTGAGGTTCCCGCTCCTCCCTTGCAGAGAGCTCCGGTGCCCGAGCGGAACAAGGAGGCGCCCCTCAGGCCGCATCAGCCTCAGGCGCATTCTCAGGCGGCAAAGCCTGCAGAGCAGGCTGCCGGTGCCACCATTGATCCCCTTACGGGCTTTTTTCAGCGCCAGGCTTTTGAGCAGACCCTGATTTCCGAGGCCCAGAAACTGAAGGAAAATCCCAGGGAATGCACCATGCTCTATTTCGGCATAGACGGTTTTGACAAGGTGAAAAAAGAGAGCGGGCCCGTGGCAAGAAAGCTGATAAAGGACTTCAGCGACAGGATAAGAGCCTTTGCAGAGGAAGGTCAGGTCGTGGCGGCAAGAATAGAAGAGAACGGCTTTGCTTTTTTCCTCCCCACGACACCCCTTCCCGGCGGCCAGAGCCTTGCCGGCAGGATGCAGGAGAAACTGAAAGAAGCCCCCTTTGCCGATATCCCTTACCCTGTCACCATGAGCATAGGAGTGTCATGCTATCCTCACTCGGTGAAGAGTTTCAGGGAGATTGTCATGAACTCCAGGCAGGCGATGGACCGTGCCATGAAAAGCGGCGGCAACAGCATTGAGACCGGCAGATAG
- a CDS encoding MoxR family ATPase → MEGDIKEISRIVEKESLFVRQIEEEIGKVIVGQKDIIERLVIGLVANGHVLIEGVPGLAKTLTIKTLSEIVQSKFQRIQFTPDLLPADLIGTIIYNPQGHEFTTKKGPLFANLILADEINRAPAKVQSALLEAMQEHQVTIGENTYLLDDPFMVMATQNPIEQEGTYPLPEAQVDRFMLKLRITYPKREEEQRILERMTTGQTFTVNRVITPSDIVRVRSIIPKIYMDDKVKNYILDIVFATRFPEKFKLESLKPLIAYGGSPRATIYLALAAKAHAFIRGRGYVTPDDIKAIGMDVLRHRVIITYEAEAEEMNSENIIQKIFDGIEVP, encoded by the coding sequence ATGGAAGGTGACATCAAGGAAATCAGCCGGATTGTTGAAAAGGAGAGCCTCTTCGTCAGGCAGATAGAGGAAGAGATCGGGAAGGTCATCGTGGGGCAGAAAGACATCATCGAGCGCCTTGTCATCGGCCTTGTCGCCAATGGCCACGTACTCATCGAGGGCGTACCTGGTCTTGCCAAGACCCTCACCATTAAAACCCTCTCCGAGATTGTACAGAGCAAATTCCAGAGAATCCAGTTTACCCCCGACCTGCTGCCGGCCGATCTCATCGGCACCATCATTTACAATCCCCAGGGCCATGAATTCACCACCAAGAAGGGCCCCCTCTTTGCCAACCTCATCCTGGCCGACGAGATCAACAGGGCCCCCGCCAAAGTGCAGAGCGCCCTCCTTGAGGCCATGCAGGAGCACCAGGTCACCATCGGCGAGAACACCTATCTCCTCGATGACCCTTTCATGGTGATGGCCACTCAGAATCCCATCGAACAGGAAGGAACATACCCCCTCCCCGAGGCGCAGGTGGACCGTTTCATGCTGAAGCTCCGGATCACCTACCCGAAGCGGGAAGAGGAGCAGCGGATCCTGGAGCGCATGACGACAGGCCAGACCTTTACCGTCAACAGGGTCATCACCCCTTCCGACATCGTGAGGGTCCGTTCCATAATCCCGAAAATCTACATGGATGACAAGGTAAAGAATTACATTCTGGACATCGTATTTGCCACAAGGTTCCCCGAGAAATTCAAACTTGAGAGCCTCAAGCCCCTCATCGCCTATGGCGGCTCGCCAAGAGCCACGATTTACCTGGCCCTCGCGGCGAAAGCCCATGCCTTCATAAGGGGAAGGGGCTACGTAACTCCCGACGACATCAAGGCCATCGGCATGGATGTGCTGCGGCACCGCGTCATCATCACGTACGAGGCGGAAGCCGAGGAGATGAACTCCGAGAATATCATACAGAAAATATTTGACGGTATTGAGGTCCCCTGA
- a CDS encoding DUF58 domain-containing protein, whose protein sequence is MKDTEIFRKIKRIEIRTSRLVEEYFSGQYESVFKGTGMEFSEVREYLPGDDIRAIDWNVTARFGKPFIKKFTEERELTIMLLVDMSGSESFGSLEKTKAEIACEIAAVIAFSAIKNQDKVGLIIFTDGPERYLPPKKGRRYVLRIIREILMYEPRERGTDIEKTLRFLNDVTKRKAVVFLISDFLDDHYKRILQITNKRHDCIAINLRDPREQELPPVGLVEFEDSETGEALIVDTNDKAFREEYERLVRQECESRTKLFKQIGVDCVNIWSHQSYVNPLYTFFKMRARRKR, encoded by the coding sequence ATGAAAGACACGGAAATCTTCCGAAAAATCAAGCGCATAGAGATAAGGACCAGCAGGCTTGTCGAGGAATACTTCTCAGGCCAGTATGAGAGCGTCTTCAAAGGCACCGGCATGGAGTTCTCCGAGGTCCGCGAGTATCTACCCGGAGACGATATACGCGCCATTGACTGGAACGTGACCGCCCGCTTCGGGAAGCCCTTCATCAAGAAGTTTACCGAGGAACGGGAGCTCACCATCATGCTGCTTGTCGACATGTCGGGGTCGGAGAGCTTCGGGAGCCTGGAAAAGACCAAGGCCGAGATCGCCTGCGAGATAGCGGCAGTCATTGCCTTCTCAGCGATAAAGAACCAGGACAAGGTGGGCCTTATCATCTTCACTGACGGGCCCGAAAGGTACCTCCCCCCCAAAAAAGGCCGGCGCTACGTGCTCCGCATCATAAGGGAAATACTCATGTACGAACCCCGTGAGCGCGGCACCGATATTGAGAAGACCCTCAGGTTTCTCAATGACGTGACGAAGAGAAAGGCCGTGGTCTTTCTGATCTCTGATTTCCTGGATGATCACTATAAAAGGATACTGCAGATCACCAACAAGAGGCATGACTGTATCGCCATAAACCTCCGGGACCCAAGGGAGCAGGAGCTGCCTCCCGTGGGACTGGTGGAATTTGAAGACAGCGAGACCGGCGAAGCCCTCATTGTGGACACAAATGACAAGGCCTTCCGTGAGGAATATGAAAGGCTCGTGAGGCAGGAGTGTGAGAGCCGCACAAAGCTCTTCAAGCAGATAGGCGTTGACTGCGTGAATATCTGGTCCCACCAGTCATACGTGAATCCCCTCTATACCTTCTTCAAGATGCGTGCGAGAAGAAAGCGGTGA